The following coding sequences lie in one Haladaptatus sp. DJG-WS-42 genomic window:
- a CDS encoding alanine--glyoxylate aminotransferase family protein: MSEEFLLLNPGPVPITDAVRRAMDGSMVSHRSAEFEATYARAQDGLSYIFECSTLDGSSTSSGGTSLILNGTATMGMEAAVANLTDDDSEVVALVNGKFGRRFKRIADRHAQVSAVEIEWGESFDLDDVADAITDDTDVVTMVHNETSTGVLNPVEQVGELAAAADARFVVDGVTSIGGDVFKIDDWNVDIAITDSQKALAAPPGVSAMYVADRAVEYIDGEGAPFYEDLDWHLRKAESHQTPFTSAVPLFRSLAVAVEQIEDETMETRIARHRRQSAAFRAGFEAMGLSLFASLNEDSAYSNTLTSVALPESVTASPSDFFDAVKARNVSISGGQAHLGGHIFRVSNMGNLEADQILRGIRTIGEAMTDVGVDADTEAALTAARAELDD; encoded by the coding sequence ATGTCGGAGGAGTTCCTCCTGTTGAATCCAGGACCAGTTCCGATCACCGATGCGGTACGCAGAGCCATGGACGGGTCGATGGTTTCTCACCGCTCGGCCGAATTCGAAGCCACCTACGCTCGCGCACAGGACGGCCTTTCGTACATCTTCGAGTGTTCGACACTCGACGGGTCGTCTACGTCCTCGGGAGGAACCAGCCTCATCCTGAACGGCACGGCCACGATGGGGATGGAAGCCGCTGTGGCGAACCTCACGGACGACGACAGCGAGGTCGTCGCGCTCGTAAACGGGAAATTCGGCCGTCGGTTCAAGCGCATCGCAGACCGCCACGCACAGGTCTCGGCCGTCGAAATCGAGTGGGGCGAGTCGTTCGACCTTGACGACGTTGCAGACGCCATCACCGACGACACGGACGTCGTCACGATGGTCCACAACGAGACCTCGACGGGTGTGTTGAACCCGGTCGAACAGGTCGGCGAACTCGCTGCCGCCGCGGACGCTCGCTTCGTCGTAGACGGCGTCACCAGCATCGGCGGTGACGTGTTCAAAATCGACGACTGGAACGTTGACATCGCCATCACCGACTCCCAGAAGGCGCTCGCCGCGCCACCGGGCGTGAGCGCGATGTACGTCGCAGACCGCGCTGTTGAGTACATCGACGGCGAGGGCGCGCCGTTCTACGAAGACTTAGACTGGCATCTGCGCAAAGCCGAGTCCCATCAGACGCCGTTTACGAGCGCCGTACCGTTGTTCCGCTCGCTCGCGGTCGCCGTCGAACAAATCGAAGACGAGACGATGGAAACGCGCATCGCCCGCCACCGCCGCCAGTCCGCGGCGTTCCGCGCTGGTTTCGAGGCAATGGGCCTCTCGCTGTTCGCGTCGCTCAACGAGGATTCGGCCTATTCGAACACGCTCACGTCGGTTGCGCTTCCTGAGTCGGTCACAGCATCGCCATCCGACTTCTTCGATGCGGTCAAAGCACGAAACGTCTCCATCAGTGGCGGACAGGCCCACCTTGGTGGGCACATTTTCCGCGTCTCAAACATGGGCAACCTCGAAGCCGACCAGATCCTTCGCGGGATTCGGACGATTGGCGAGGCCATGACCGACGTCGGTGTGGATGCGGATACCGAAGCCGCACTCACCGCCGCGCGCGCCGAACTGGACGACTAA
- a CDS encoding MFS transporter, protein MAGTDRIRLALVVFVVLFAQVLLYPGVPDLLAALGATTSLDAGMWFLTAEFVGFVLFAGVWGSLSDTTGRRAPYIALGALGGAVGYALLAVLPIVGITAFGAVLVLRFIQGAVTIAAFSLSMTMLMDLDGGHGKNMGAAGIAIGLGTALGAPLGGRLTTIDPLAPLYLASGLLALGAVLTIFVTDRAPKNHDGVAATLSGLRETPVLLLPYAFGFIDRLTAGFFALVGTFYFRTAFGLDAAQTGLVLALFFVPFALLQYPFGVLSDRVGRVGPVVVGSGLYGVAVIAVGLVPTLNAARAGMVVVGVLGALMAPATMALVNDLSRDTERGVAMGGFNIFGSIGFLTGIVVGGAVADTYGFLAAFLVAGGLEIGIALLTLPVFVRLKLEKQSLFGAEAGR, encoded by the coding sequence ATGGCCGGGACAGACCGGATACGCCTCGCACTCGTCGTGTTCGTCGTATTGTTCGCGCAGGTGCTCCTCTACCCCGGCGTCCCAGACCTCCTCGCCGCCCTCGGCGCGACCACAAGCCTCGATGCGGGGATGTGGTTTCTCACCGCCGAGTTTGTGGGATTCGTCCTCTTCGCGGGCGTTTGGGGGAGTTTGAGCGACACCACGGGCCGAAGAGCGCCGTACATCGCCCTCGGGGCGCTTGGCGGCGCAGTTGGCTACGCGCTGCTCGCCGTTCTGCCTATCGTCGGCATCACCGCCTTCGGAGCCGTGCTCGTGCTTCGATTCATCCAAGGGGCGGTCACCATTGCTGCGTTCTCGCTTTCGATGACCATGCTGATGGATTTGGACGGCGGCCACGGCAAGAACATGGGTGCGGCGGGCATCGCCATCGGTCTCGGCACCGCCCTTGGCGCACCGCTCGGCGGGCGACTCACGACGATAGACCCGCTCGCGCCGCTCTATCTCGCAAGCGGCCTGCTCGCACTTGGAGCGGTTCTCACGATTTTCGTCACCGACCGCGCCCCGAAAAACCACGACGGTGTCGCGGCCACCCTCTCTGGACTCAGGGAAACGCCCGTCCTCCTCCTGCCCTACGCCTTTGGCTTCATCGACCGGCTCACGGCGGGCTTTTTCGCCCTCGTCGGGACGTTCTACTTTCGCACCGCGTTCGGCTTAGACGCCGCCCAGACCGGCCTCGTGCTCGCGCTGTTTTTCGTCCCCTTCGCCCTGCTCCAGTACCCCTTTGGCGTGCTCTCAGACCGAGTCGGGAGAGTGGGGCCGGTCGTCGTCGGCTCCGGCCTGTATGGGGTTGCAGTCATCGCCGTTGGCCTCGTCCCCACGCTGAACGCCGCCCGCGCCGGCATGGTCGTCGTTGGCGTCCTCGGCGCGCTCATGGCGCCCGCGACGATGGCGCTCGTGAACGACCTCTCCCGGGACACCGAACGCGGGGTTGCCATGGGCGGGTTCAACATCTTCGGCTCGATTGGCTTTCTCACGGGTATCGTCGTCGGTGGCGCGGTGGCCGACACCTACGGCTTTTTAGCCGCCTTCCTCGTCGCGGGCGGTCTCGAAATCGGGATTGCGCTGCTCACGCTCCCAGTGTTCGTGCGTTTGAAACTCGAAAAACAGTCCCTGTTCGGGGCGGAAGCCGGGCGCTGA
- a CDS encoding type IV pilin N-terminal domain-containing protein — MRFAIRRSDRGMSPLVGVITMVAVTILSAALTTGMLYGMTDAAGGPAPVIIMTDSARASQVGDQTYADLLFYHEGGQQANVEDLEIIVRNGGSSTHHTISKTGDVADGLWTGGELLSVSLSGEEVCASGGEYLDVYLVHKQDEKRSSIIAKRTVPVEREEQLVPITSSDFDIVEGAVVPGADYDAEVVLLGTAISDGHGSDIPVYIEFQVGDDTIVPWPGDVNDGENPRTTEFIGRTAGEAISVKATGLLSALSTEETEQVLVLRDGDEVPDIEGFEDQSNAEEFVRDYIVDGKISLEENEAIFLFEIGTDNLNSNAADFQDAVVLVSMSRLEETTETENVVEASQIQDVRSHRTIICAA, encoded by the coding sequence ATGCGATTTGCTATTCGCCGGTCAGACCGGGGGATGTCGCCACTGGTGGGGGTGATTACGATGGTTGCGGTGACCATTCTCTCGGCTGCGCTTACGACGGGGATGCTGTATGGAATGACCGATGCAGCGGGCGGTCCGGCACCGGTGATAATTATGACCGATTCGGCTCGTGCGTCGCAGGTCGGCGACCAGACCTACGCCGACTTGCTGTTCTACCACGAGGGTGGCCAGCAGGCGAACGTCGAAGATTTGGAAATCATCGTTCGAAACGGCGGCTCCTCGACGCACCACACCATCTCGAAAACGGGTGATGTTGCAGACGGGCTGTGGACGGGTGGAGAATTGCTCTCAGTTTCGCTCTCGGGTGAGGAAGTCTGTGCAAGCGGTGGTGAGTATCTCGACGTGTACTTGGTGCACAAGCAAGACGAAAAGCGGTCGTCCATCATCGCAAAGCGCACGGTTCCGGTTGAACGTGAAGAACAGCTCGTGCCCATCACGAGCAGCGACTTCGACATCGTAGAAGGTGCGGTCGTACCCGGGGCTGACTACGATGCAGAAGTCGTCCTCCTCGGGACGGCCATCTCAGACGGACACGGTTCTGACATCCCCGTGTACATCGAATTCCAAGTCGGTGACGACACCATCGTTCCGTGGCCCGGCGACGTGAACGACGGCGAGAATCCACGAACCACGGAGTTCATCGGACGCACCGCGGGTGAGGCAATCTCCGTGAAAGCAACGGGACTGCTCTCCGCTCTATCTACCGAAGAGACCGAGCAGGTACTCGTGTTGCGCGACGGTGATGAAGTGCCAGACATCGAAGGGTTCGAAGATCAGTCGAACGCAGAGGAGTTCGTCAGAGACTACATCGTAGATGGGAAGATAAGCCTCGAAGAGAACGAGGCTATCTTCCTCTTCGAGATTGGGACTGATAACCTCAACAGCAATGCTGCGGACTTCCAGGATGCGGTTGTGCTCGTCAGCATGTCGCGGCTCGAAGAGACCACCGAGACCGAGAACGTAGTCGAAGCGTCCCAGATCCAAGACGTGCGCTCACACCGAACCATCATCTGCGCTGCGTAA
- a CDS encoding O-acetylhomoserine aminocarboxypropyltransferase/cysteine synthase family protein, producing MNHSEWPGFSTRCLHAGQEPDPATGARAPPIYQTTSYVFEDAATAASRFALEADGNIYSRFSNPTTAMLEARLTALEGGSAALATAAGMAALDAATTTLARPGDNIVSAASIYGGTHSYFSNTAGNRGIEPRFVPTLDYDAYAEAIDEDTAYVHVESISNPALVTPDLERIAAIAHDNDAPLFVDNTFATPYLCNPFEHGADLIWHSTTKWLHGSGTTVGGALITGGDFDWGDYPEVGQPNPAFHGTNFTERFGDRALVEAARHRAVRTTGSGQSPFNAWLTLQGIETLPLRMERHCENAQAVAEFLEDHPAIDWVAYPGLESHETHDNASKYLDGGYGGMIAFGPKGGYDAAKRLCEETQLASFLANVGDSKTLIIHPASTTHAQLTEQEQLESGVSPDLVRFSVGIEDVDDIITDLSEALP from the coding sequence ATGAACCACTCCGAGTGGCCGGGGTTCTCTACACGCTGTCTTCACGCGGGACAGGAGCCAGACCCGGCGACAGGGGCGCGCGCCCCACCCATCTATCAAACGACTTCGTACGTCTTCGAGGACGCCGCCACGGCTGCTTCTCGGTTCGCCCTCGAAGCCGACGGTAACATCTATTCGCGGTTTTCAAACCCGACAACGGCGATGCTCGAAGCCCGTCTCACCGCCCTCGAAGGTGGGAGCGCGGCGCTCGCCACCGCCGCGGGCATGGCCGCGCTCGACGCCGCGACCACGACGCTCGCCCGTCCCGGCGACAACATCGTCTCTGCGGCGTCCATCTACGGCGGCACGCACTCGTACTTCTCGAACACCGCTGGAAACCGTGGAATTGAGCCACGCTTCGTTCCGACGCTTGATTACGACGCCTACGCCGAGGCCATCGACGAGGACACCGCCTACGTCCACGTCGAGAGCATCTCGAATCCGGCGCTCGTCACCCCTGATTTAGAACGCATCGCAGCGATTGCCCACGACAACGATGCGCCGCTGTTCGTGGACAACACGTTCGCGACGCCGTATCTGTGCAATCCCTTTGAACACGGCGCAGACCTCATCTGGCACTCGACCACCAAATGGCTCCACGGGTCGGGAACCACCGTTGGCGGCGCGCTCATCACTGGCGGCGACTTCGACTGGGGCGACTACCCCGAAGTCGGCCAGCCAAATCCGGCGTTTCACGGGACGAACTTCACCGAGCGGTTTGGTGACCGCGCGCTCGTCGAAGCCGCCCGCCACCGCGCCGTGCGGACGACCGGAAGCGGCCAGTCGCCGTTCAATGCATGGCTCACGTTGCAGGGCATCGAGACGCTCCCGCTCCGGATGGAGCGCCACTGCGAGAACGCACAAGCAGTGGCCGAATTCTTAGAAGACCATCCGGCCATCGACTGGGTCGCCTACCCTGGCCTCGAAAGCCACGAAACCCACGACAACGCCTCGAAGTACTTAGACGGTGGCTACGGCGGCATGATTGCCTTCGGACCGAAAGGCGGCTACGACGCCGCGAAACGGCTGTGTGAGGAGACGCAACTGGCGAGCTTCCTCGCAAACGTCGGCGACTCGAAAACGCTCATCATCCATCCGGCGAGTACGACTCACGCTCAACTCACAGAGCAAGAACAACTCGAAAGCGGGGTCAGCCCCGACCTCGTTCGGTTTTCGGTGGGTATCGAAGATGTGGATGATATCATTACAGACCTTTCGGAGGCCCTGCCATGA
- the metX gene encoding homoserine O-acetyltransferase, producing the protein MSDDGVAQLGEFEFECGESIPNLEIAYETYGDFTGDNAVLVCHALTGSAHVSGLRRASHGGQATAWWDDIVGPGKAIDTTEYFVVCANVPGSCYGSSGPSSEGPDGEPWGTDFPPVTVGDWTRAQRDLLDHLGVPNLHAVVGGSVGGMNALDWAKQHPDHVDRIVAVATAARLDPQCLALDAIARRAITTDANWNGGEYYGGDLPKHGLALARQIGHTMYLSKDSMDRKFGRRSAGRDAARDAFPVDPAAGFFPYRDVESYLDYQAEKFVERFDANSYLYLTRAMDNYDLSAGFESDADALAAFTGEALVLSFTGDWHFTTEQAETLAVAFRNGDTPTAHHKITSDHGHDAFLVEPEKVGPPLADFLEVGVSGKAVTDTVSSNSDRQFAPVHTSLFGK; encoded by the coding sequence ATGAGCGACGACGGCGTCGCGCAACTGGGCGAGTTCGAGTTCGAGTGCGGCGAGTCCATCCCGAATCTGGAGATTGCCTACGAAACCTACGGCGACTTTACGGGCGACAACGCGGTGCTCGTCTGTCACGCGCTCACGGGCAGTGCCCACGTCTCCGGGCTTCGCCGCGCGAGCCACGGCGGGCAGGCGACGGCGTGGTGGGACGACATCGTCGGGCCGGGGAAGGCCATCGACACGACCGAGTACTTCGTCGTCTGTGCGAACGTGCCGGGGTCGTGCTACGGGTCGAGCGGCCCGTCGAGCGAGGGGCCGGACGGCGAACCGTGGGGAACCGACTTCCCGCCTGTGACCGTCGGCGACTGGACGCGCGCCCAGCGCGACTTGCTCGACCACCTCGGGGTGCCGAACCTCCACGCCGTCGTCGGCGGGAGCGTCGGCGGCATGAACGCCCTCGACTGGGCAAAACAGCACCCAGACCACGTCGACCGCATCGTCGCGGTGGCGACCGCCGCTCGCCTCGACCCGCAGTGTCTCGCCCTCGATGCGATTGCACGCCGAGCGATTACGACCGACGCGAACTGGAACGGCGGCGAGTATTATGGCGGTGACCTGCCGAAACACGGCCTCGCGCTCGCCCGCCAAATCGGTCACACGATGTATCTCTCAAAAGATTCGATGGACCGGAAGTTCGGTCGGCGGTCTGCGGGCAGAGACGCCGCTCGCGATGCGTTTCCGGTTGACCCCGCGGCCGGTTTCTTCCCGTACCGTGACGTGGAATCCTACCTCGATTATCAGGCAGAAAAGTTCGTCGAGCGCTTCGACGCCAACAGCTACCTCTACCTGACGCGAGCGATGGACAACTACGACCTGTCTGCGGGGTTCGAATCCGACGCCGACGCGCTCGCGGCGTTCACCGGCGAGGCGCTCGTCCTCTCGTTTACCGGCGACTGGCACTTTACGACCGAGCAGGCAGAGACCCTCGCCGTGGCGTTCAGAAACGGCGACACACCGACGGCTCATCACAAGATTACGTCAGACCACGGCCACGACGCGTTTCTCGTGGAACCTGAAAAAGTCGGCCCGCCGCTCGCAGATTTCCTCGAAGTTGGCGTCTCCGGCAAGGCCGTGACCGACACGGTGTCGAGCAACTCTGACCGCCAGTTCGCGCCGGTTCACACGAGCCTGTTCGGGAAGTGA